CATATCCAACCCAAAGATGGGTTCAACCGAGGCGTGATGCATGAGATGCAAGCGGATGAAACCCAGGAAGAAATTGCGGTTTAATTTATCGATTTTCGTTATCGACATACGATAATATTACTCTCCCTATCATCCATTGTCAAATATAAAACGGGGTCTTGGGTCCGGCTAAAACACAAACCTAAATCCCCTGGAAAATCAGGGGAAGACTCCTCTAACTGTAAAACACGAACTTACATAAACTAAGGCTGGATATATGAATAAACCATGAGAAGGCTTCGTGTATCTTTTTCAATCTTACATAAGAGGAGTATCACCATGAAAAAACTGATGTCCGTTTTGTCTCTCATCGTTCTGGCATCCATGCTGCTGACAGCGTGTGGAAGCCCCGCCACCGAAGCGCCGGTTGTCGAAGAACCTGTTGCCACCGAAGCCCCAACCGAAGTTGTTCCCACGGTAGCCCCCTTTGTTGGACCTGAAGGCGCGCTCGTCGCGTATCCGGTGGATGCCGCGCCGACCCTCGACGGCATCGCCGATGACGCCGCCTGGGAAAGCGCTGAAGCCATCGAAATCGAAGTGGATGGCGGCTTTAATAGCTATGAAACCGTAACTGCACTTAAAGCCGTATACACTGAAGATACTGTTTACTTCCTGTTGACCTACGAAGACCCGACCGAATCTTGGTATCGTTCACCGTGGGTGAAACAGGAAGACGGCACGTGGAAACAGGACAAAGACCCCGATGACAAGGGCGGCGACAACAACCTGACCTATGAAGACAAGTTCTCCATAATCTGGAACATCAACAACAGCATCGCCGATTTCAACGAAAAGGGCTGCGCGGTTGCCTGCCACTTCGGCGAAAATGAAGATGTAAAACCGTATGGCAACAAATACACCGCGGTCGAAGGCGAATTCGGCGATATCTGGCACTGGAAATCCGTCCGTAACCTGAACCAGATTGATGATCAATATCTCGACGCGACCCGATATAGCGCTGATACCCCCGGCGCCGGACGCAAGAGTGACGCCAAGGATGGCGGCGGCTATGTGGATAACTTCGCCTCCATGCCCGACCCTGCCGACGCCACCAAGACCGTCCCCGATAAATCCCTGCCCGGTTTCATCTCCCCGAGCATTGACATGACCACCG
This portion of the Anaerolineales bacterium genome encodes:
- a CDS encoding ethylbenzene dehydrogenase → MKKLMSVLSLIVLASMLLTACGSPATEAPVVEEPVATEAPTEVVPTVAPFVGPEGALVAYPVDAAPTLDGIADDAAWESAEAIEIEVDGGFNSYETVTALKAVYTEDTVYFLLTYEDPTESWYRSPWVKQEDGTWKQDKDPDDKGGDNNLTYEDKFSIIWNINNSIADFNEKGCAVACHFGENEDVKPYGNKYTAVEGEFGDIWHWKSVRNLNQIDDQYLDATRYSADTPGAGRKSDAKDGGGYVDNFASMPDPADATKTVPDKSLPGFISPSIDMTTGFPGFILDSEKIAVTKEELDAMPVGSIIPSIVSSEFTGDRGQISAAWKWEDGVWTIEFSRALVTGSETDVQFDDLTAQYFFGIAVFENAQVRHAYQNGVSSMVFMPR